A genome region from Geminicoccus roseus DSM 18922 includes the following:
- a CDS encoding ABC transporter ATP-binding protein, translating to MIRLENIELTFSAGTPLETRALRGVSLSIEAGRFVTVIGSNGAGKSTLLGVLAGDVVPDAGSIVIDGRDVTRLPAHRRAELVARVFQDPKAGTCEGLTIEENMALGIARGSVRGLRPALDGERRRRFRDSLAELGLGLEDRLGDPVGLLSGGQRQAVSLLMAALAPMKILLLDEHTAALDPRTAELVLDLTQKIVERHRLTALMVTHSMRQALDHGSRTVMLHEGKVAFDVADEARAGLDVPDLLALFRRRQGGELDDDALLVG from the coding sequence ATGATCCGGCTGGAAAACATCGAGCTCACCTTCAGCGCCGGCACGCCCTTGGAGACCCGCGCCCTGCGCGGCGTCTCGCTCAGCATCGAGGCCGGCCGGTTCGTGACGGTGATCGGCAGCAACGGGGCGGGCAAGAGCACGCTGCTGGGCGTGCTGGCCGGCGACGTGGTCCCTGACGCGGGCAGCATCGTGATCGACGGGCGGGACGTCACCCGCCTGCCGGCGCACCGGCGCGCGGAACTGGTGGCCCGGGTGTTCCAGGATCCCAAGGCCGGCACCTGCGAGGGGCTGACCATCGAGGAGAACATGGCGCTCGGCATCGCGCGCGGGAGCGTGCGTGGCCTGAGGCCCGCCCTGGACGGCGAGCGGCGCCGCCGGTTCCGCGACTCCCTGGCCGAGCTGGGCCTGGGCCTGGAGGACCGGCTGGGCGATCCGGTTGGCCTCCTTTCCGGCGGCCAGCGCCAGGCGGTCAGCCTGCTGATGGCCGCCCTGGCGCCCATGAAGATCCTGCTCCTGGACGAGCATACCGCCGCGCTCGATCCGCGCACCGCGGAACTGGTCCTGGACCTCACGCAAAAGATCGTGGAACGTCACAGGCTCACCGCGCTGATGGTGACCCACTCGATGCGCCAGGCCCTGGACCATGGCAGCCGGACCGTGATGCTGCACGAGGGCAAGGTCGCCTTCGACGTGGCCGACGAGGCCCGCGCCGGCCTGGATGTCCCCGACCTCCTGGCCCTGTTCCGCCGCCGCCAGGGCGGCGAACTCGACGATGACGCCCTTCTGGTAGGATGA
- a CDS encoding calcium-binding protein, with protein sequence MATFIGTAGDDRLLGTAGKDTLFGRAGKDVLTAGGGNDALYGEAGDDTLWGQDGDDRLFGGNGSDTLRAGNGDDLLRDNAGHDLLFGANGNDDLAGGDGNDRLHGGRGNDLVVGGDGHDLVTGQDGRDRLFGGSGNDVLEGWQGDDVLDAGPGDDTVAGWDGSDLIRLGSGQDTIVFNGHIFGQYLDHVGAEYINPDDDLVLDFTPGSDRILAMAFTIDATLEEPMFRTAVDFARLDSNADGRLDGADRFVDTVKVVVQGECRDALAIHAGDASMIEFFAGSTLTLAGVASLAPGDFAA encoded by the coding sequence ATGGCAACCTTCATTGGGACCGCAGGCGACGACCGGCTGCTTGGCACGGCCGGCAAGGACACGTTGTTCGGGCGCGCCGGCAAGGACGTGCTCACCGCCGGCGGCGGCAACGATGCGCTCTATGGCGAGGCCGGCGACGATACGCTCTGGGGCCAGGATGGTGATGACCGGCTCTTTGGCGGCAATGGCAGCGACACGCTGCGCGCCGGCAATGGCGACGACCTGCTGCGCGACAATGCCGGGCACGACCTGCTGTTCGGCGCCAACGGCAACGACGACCTGGCCGGCGGTGACGGCAACGACCGCCTCCATGGCGGCCGAGGCAACGACCTCGTCGTGGGCGGCGACGGCCATGATCTGGTGACCGGGCAGGACGGCCGCGACCGGCTGTTCGGCGGGAGCGGCAACGACGTGCTGGAGGGCTGGCAGGGTGACGACGTGCTCGATGCCGGCCCGGGCGACGATACGGTGGCCGGCTGGGACGGCAGCGACCTGATCCGGCTGGGCTCCGGTCAGGACACCATCGTGTTCAACGGCCATATCTTTGGCCAGTATCTCGACCATGTGGGCGCCGAGTACATCAACCCGGACGACGATCTGGTGCTCGACTTCACACCCGGCTCCGACCGGATCCTGGCGATGGCGTTCACGATCGACGCCACGCTGGAGGAGCCGATGTTCCGCACGGCCGTCGACTTCGCCCGGCTGGACAGCAATGCGGACGGGAGGCTGGATGGTGCCGACCGGTTCGTCGACACGGTGAAGGTCGTCGTGCAAGGCGAATGCCGTGATGCGCTCGCCATTCATGCCGGCGATGCCAGCATGATCGAGTTCTTTGCCGGCAGCACGCTGACCCTGGCGGGCGTTGCCAGCCTTGCGCCCGGCGACTTCGCCGCCTGA
- a CDS encoding response regulator transcription factor — translation MAKNERILIVDDDNALRRELAEQLTMHEGFRVQEAGSGKEALALARTNEFDLVILDVGLPDTDGRDLCKLLRKNGVKAPVIMLTGRDGDADEVLALESGANDYVTKPFRMWVLMARIRAHLRQHELSDDAVFQIGPYAFKPAAKMLTAGSKKIHLTEKETAILKYLYRIGDRPVAREVLLDEVWGYNTGVTTHTLETHIYRLRQKVEPNPGQVSLIVTEAGGYRLAR, via the coding sequence ATGGCGAAGAACGAACGTATCCTCATCGTCGACGACGACAACGCGCTGCGCCGGGAGCTGGCCGAACAGCTCACGATGCACGAGGGGTTCCGGGTCCAGGAAGCCGGATCGGGCAAGGAGGCCCTGGCCCTGGCCAGGACCAACGAGTTCGACCTGGTGATCCTGGATGTCGGCCTGCCGGACACCGACGGCCGCGACCTGTGCAAGCTCCTGCGCAAGAACGGCGTGAAGGCGCCGGTGATCATGCTGACCGGCCGCGACGGCGACGCGGACGAGGTGCTGGCGCTGGAGAGCGGCGCCAACGACTATGTCACCAAGCCGTTCCGGATGTGGGTGCTGATGGCGCGGATCCGTGCGCATCTGCGCCAGCACGAGCTGTCCGACGACGCCGTCTTCCAGATCGGCCCCTATGCCTTCAAGCCGGCCGCCAAGATGCTGACTGCCGGCAGCAAGAAGATCCACCTCACCGAGAAGGAGACCGCGATCCTGAAGTATCTTTACCGCATCGGCGACCGGCCGGTGGCGCGCGAGGTGCTGCTGGACGAGGTCTGGGGCTACAACACCGGCGTGACCACCCACACGCTGGAGACCCACATCTACCGGCTCCGCCAGAAGGTCGAGCCGAACCCGGGCCAGGTCTCGCTGATCGTCACCGAGGCCGGCGGCTACCGCCTGGCGCGCTGA
- a CDS encoding ABC transporter permease, protein MSLFSFLGAIELGLIYGLVGLAVYLSFRVLNFPDLTVDGSFPLGASVCAAAIVGGLDPVTATVMAVLAGALAGWITAVLAVRFGILHLLASILVMIALFSINIRIMGRPNVALLGQTTLFTPFESLSFLAFDQARILVELALLVVVTLALSRYLHSDQGLALRASGANPRMARAQGIDTDRQVLGGMALSNAICALAGALFAQANGFADVTMGLGTIVVGLAAVIVGETLFRLKGILGALVACVLGSLLYRLVIAFALDVQVLGIEASDLNLVTALLVGFALLAPKLRARRRRARP, encoded by the coding sequence TTGTCGCTGTTCTCCTTTCTCGGCGCCATCGAGCTCGGCCTGATCTACGGGCTGGTCGGGCTCGCGGTGTACCTGTCGTTCCGCGTCCTGAACTTCCCGGACCTGACCGTCGACGGCTCGTTTCCCTTGGGCGCCAGCGTCTGCGCCGCGGCCATCGTAGGCGGCTTGGACCCTGTCACCGCGACCGTCATGGCGGTGCTGGCGGGGGCGCTCGCCGGCTGGATCACCGCGGTCTTGGCGGTGCGCTTCGGCATCCTGCACCTGCTAGCCTCGATCCTGGTGATGATCGCCCTGTTCAGCATCAACATCCGGATCATGGGCCGCCCCAACGTGGCGCTGCTCGGCCAGACCACCCTGTTCACCCCGTTCGAGAGCCTGTCCTTCCTGGCCTTCGACCAGGCGCGCATCCTGGTCGAATTGGCGCTGCTGGTGGTCGTGACCCTGGCTCTGTCCCGTTACCTCCATTCCGACCAGGGCCTGGCGCTGCGCGCGTCCGGCGCCAATCCGCGCATGGCCCGCGCGCAAGGCATCGACACCGACCGGCAGGTGCTGGGCGGCATGGCGCTGTCCAACGCGATCTGCGCCCTGGCCGGCGCCCTGTTCGCCCAGGCCAACGGCTTCGCCGACGTCACCATGGGCCTTGGCACCATCGTGGTGGGCCTGGCCGCGGTGATCGTCGGCGAAACCCTGTTCCGCCTGAAGGGCATCCTTGGCGCGCTGGTCGCCTGCGTGCTGGGCTCGCTGCTCTACCGCCTGGTGATCGCCTTCGCGCTGGACGTGCAGGTGCTGGGCATCGAGGCCTCCGACCTGAACCTGGTCACCGCCCTCCTGGTCGGCTTCGCGCTGCTGGCGCCCAAGCTGCGGGCGCGCCGGCGGAGGGCGCGGCCATGA
- the mtnK gene encoding S-methyl-5-thioribose kinase — protein MPLPTPEGYRVMDEAGLRDLLAGVPEVAGQLGGDSAGWTIREVGDGNLNLVFIIEGPDGGICVKQALPYVRLVGEGWPLDLNRAFFEYRASVIQAEHCQGLVPQILHYDPKLFLIVMELLSPHIIMRRGMTEAVDYPNFVAQITDYLARSHYFTSDLALPAAKKKAMIAEFCPNTDLCKITEDLIFTHPYMVHDLNRWTSPQLDRWAEAWRNDDQLKLAISQLKQDFLSRAEALLHGDMHTGSIMVTRAETRVIDPEFAFVGPIGFDVGKLIGNLLLNYFCHDGHENRPGERDGYRAWVIETIQGVWHGFATKFVELWDGHRTGDAYPSDLLPDGSPALRQAQAAYMARLWNDTLRFAGASLTRRTLGLAHNADLERIEDPDRRAACEKRVLELSRDLLVNPGSYATIEQVTARAEALRARDGA, from the coding sequence ATGCCGCTGCCGACGCCCGAGGGCTACCGTGTGATGGATGAGGCGGGGCTGCGCGACCTGCTCGCCGGCGTGCCCGAGGTCGCCGGGCAGCTGGGCGGCGATTCCGCCGGCTGGACGATCCGCGAGGTCGGCGACGGCAACCTGAACCTCGTCTTCATCATCGAGGGCCCGGACGGCGGGATCTGCGTCAAGCAGGCCCTGCCCTATGTCCGGCTGGTCGGCGAGGGCTGGCCGCTCGACCTGAACCGCGCCTTCTTCGAGTACCGCGCCAGCGTGATCCAGGCCGAGCACTGCCAGGGCCTGGTTCCGCAGATCCTGCACTACGACCCGAAGCTGTTCCTGATCGTGATGGAGCTGCTCTCCCCGCACATCATCATGCGGCGCGGCATGACCGAGGCGGTCGACTACCCCAACTTCGTGGCGCAGATCACCGACTACCTGGCGCGCTCGCACTACTTCACCTCCGACCTGGCCCTGCCGGCGGCAAAAAAGAAGGCGATGATCGCCGAGTTCTGCCCGAACACCGACCTGTGCAAGATCACCGAGGACCTGATCTTCACCCATCCCTACATGGTCCACGACCTCAACCGCTGGACCAGCCCGCAGCTCGACCGCTGGGCAGAGGCATGGCGGAACGACGACCAGCTCAAGCTGGCGATCTCGCAGCTCAAGCAGGACTTCCTGTCACGTGCCGAGGCGCTGCTGCACGGCGACATGCATACCGGCTCGATCATGGTGACCCGGGCCGAGACCAGGGTAATCGACCCGGAGTTCGCCTTTGTCGGGCCGATCGGCTTCGACGTCGGCAAGCTGATCGGCAACCTGCTGCTGAACTATTTCTGCCATGACGGCCATGAGAACCGCCCGGGCGAGCGCGACGGCTACCGGGCCTGGGTGATCGAGACGATCCAGGGCGTCTGGCATGGCTTCGCCACCAAGTTCGTCGAGCTCTGGGACGGGCACCGCACCGGCGACGCCTATCCAAGCGACCTGCTGCCCGACGGCTCGCCGGCGCTGCGCCAGGCCCAGGCTGCCTACATGGCGCGCCTGTGGAACGACACGCTGCGCTTTGCCGGCGCCTCGCTCACCCGCCGCACGCTGGGCCTGGCCCACAATGCCGACCTGGAGCGGATCGAGGACCCGGACCGCCGCGCCGCCTGTGAGAAGCGCGTCCTGGAACTGTCCCGCGACCTCCTGGTGAACCCCGGCAGCTACGCCACGATCGAGCAGGTCACCGCCCGCGCCGAGGCCCTGCGCGCCCGCGACGGCGCCTGA
- a CDS encoding DUF29 domain-containing protein, producing the protein MAATLYETDYYLWARQQAEALRQLDRERWNGPLDLKQLAEEVDDLAKRDRNACRSQVVRIIEHLLKLDHAPASLPQAGWRRSIFDARAQLEADLTPSLRAVLAEDLPDLYLRGRRGAAFSMEEHGEQDAADGLPAEPPYTLDEVLRDGFYGFAEERRRAGS; encoded by the coding sequence ATGGCCGCCACCCTCTACGAGACCGACTACTATCTCTGGGCCCGCCAGCAGGCGGAGGCCCTGCGCCAGCTCGACCGGGAGCGCTGGAACGGTCCGCTCGATCTCAAGCAACTGGCCGAGGAGGTCGACGACTTGGCCAAGCGCGACCGCAACGCCTGCCGCAGCCAGGTGGTCCGGATCATCGAGCATCTCCTCAAGCTCGATCATGCGCCGGCGAGCCTTCCCCAGGCGGGATGGCGGCGATCGATCTTCGATGCGCGAGCGCAACTCGAGGCCGATCTCACGCCGAGCCTTCGGGCAGTCCTGGCCGAGGATCTTCCCGATCTTTACCTCCGGGGCCGCCGCGGGGCAGCCTTCTCGATGGAGGAGCATGGGGAGCAGGACGCCGCCGACGGCCTGCCGGCGGAGCCGCCCTACACGCTGGACGAGGTGCTCCGCGACGGGTTCTACGGCTTTGCGGAGGAGCGGCGGCGGGCCGGCTCCTGA
- a CDS encoding ABC transporter substrate-binding protein, with protein sequence MRLDRRSFSALLLVGTAAPSLARADAPLVAITAIVEHPALDACRDGVVEGLKQQGLTVETTYQSAQGQPATAAQIARSFVGMDPAVIVAISTPSAQAMASATKDIPIVFTAVTAPVEAGLIDDLNHPGGNVTGLSDLSPLAQHLNLILTISPEVKRLGIPYNPGEANAVTLVRLMTDYARDRGVEVVEATASKSADVVAAARTLAGQADAIYVPTDNTVVSALESLIVVARQAKVPVFSGDTDSVARGCIGSIGFDYFQVGVQTAQIVGRILKGEKPGDIAIEVATGTDLVLNPAAAESFGVTIPDDLLARAAKIVGA encoded by the coding sequence ATGCGCCTTGATCGCCGCAGCTTCTCCGCCCTCCTGCTCGTAGGCACGGCGGCACCCTCCCTGGCCCGGGCCGATGCGCCGCTGGTCGCGATCACCGCGATCGTGGAGCATCCCGCCCTGGACGCCTGCCGTGACGGCGTCGTCGAGGGGCTGAAGCAGCAGGGCCTGACCGTCGAGACCACCTACCAGAGCGCCCAGGGGCAGCCGGCCACCGCCGCCCAGATCGCACGCAGCTTCGTGGGCATGGATCCCGCCGTGATCGTCGCGATCAGCACGCCCTCGGCCCAGGCGATGGCCTCGGCGACCAAGGACATCCCGATCGTGTTCACCGCGGTCACCGCCCCGGTGGAAGCCGGGCTGATCGACGACCTGAACCATCCGGGCGGCAACGTCACCGGCCTGTCCGACCTGTCGCCGCTGGCCCAGCACCTCAACCTGATCCTGACGATCAGCCCGGAGGTGAAGCGCCTGGGGATCCCCTACAACCCGGGCGAGGCCAACGCGGTGACGCTGGTCCGCCTGATGACGGACTATGCCCGGGACCGCGGCGTCGAGGTGGTGGAGGCCACCGCATCGAAGTCCGCCGACGTGGTCGCGGCGGCGCGCACCCTGGCCGGACAGGCCGACGCGATCTACGTGCCGACCGACAACACCGTGGTCTCCGCCCTGGAGAGCCTGATCGTGGTGGCAAGGCAGGCCAAGGTGCCGGTGTTCTCCGGCGACACCGACAGCGTGGCGCGCGGCTGCATCGGCTCGATCGGCTTCGACTATTTCCAGGTGGGCGTGCAGACCGCGCAGATCGTCGGCCGGATCCTCAAGGGCGAGAAGCCTGGCGACATCGCGATCGAGGTGGCGACCGGCACCGACCTGGTGCTGAACCCGGCCGCCGCCGAATCCTTCGGCGTCACCATCCCGGACGACCTCCTGGCCCGCGCCGCCAAGATCGTGGGCGCCTGA